A section of the Phaseolus vulgaris cultivar G19833 chromosome 8, P. vulgaris v2.0, whole genome shotgun sequence genome encodes:
- the LOC137825355 gene encoding uncharacterized protein — protein MAEGSAGFLIPWTCLMDRKVCPDNKVYSMSSQRKTFAQALGNTCDIPLSQLPTPCIKGDMIVVRIDEAYYLAGLEDYKTHLHGRVILSKGDKPLTHLDLTKKLQPVWKALGPWKAIPLGKGFYEFEFASIEDMRWALGMGSLKLSPGLLRLFAWTKDFVPATMRSTKAQTWVRIYHLPLEYWKPRTIFFIVRGLGTLLSLDEHTMRKNRGMFARVLMDIDLLSPLPDHLLVERPDFAFVAGVEYEWLPPFCSHCKMIGHELAQCRVIHDQGRVPGPQHKPSQKTPSDE, from the coding sequence ATGGCGGAGGGCTCTGCGGGTTTCCTCATTCCATGGACTTGTTTGATGGATCGAAAAGTATGTCCTGATAATAAAGTATATTCTATGTCCAGTCAAAGGAAGACTTTTGCTCAAGCTTTGGGAAATACATGTGACATTCCTTTATCCCAGCTACCTACCCCTTGTATTAAGGGTGACATGATTGTTGTCCGGATTGATGAGGCATATTACTTGGCTGGTCTTGAGGATTACAAAACCCATCTCCATGGTCGGGTTATTCTATCTAAGGGGGATAAACCTCTCACACACCtggatttaactaaaaagttgcagcCGGTGTGGAAAGCTCTTGGACCATGGAAAGCAATTCCTCTTGGAAAGGGtttctatgagtttgagttcgctTCTATAGAAGACATGCGATGGGCCCTCGGGATGGGTTCCCTGAAGTTATCTCCTGGTTTATTGAGACTGTTTGCCTGGACAAAAGACTTTGTCCCAGCTACCATGAGGAGTACCAAAGCTCAAACTTGGGTTAGAATTTACCATTTGCCTTTGGAGTATTGGAAACCAAGGACAATATTTTTCATCGTCAGAGGCCTTGGTACTCTTTTGTCTTTGGATGAGCATACTATGAGAAAGAATAGGGGTATGTTTGCTAGAGTGCTGATGGATATTGATCTGTTGTCCCCTCTTCCTGATCACCTCTTGGTTGAACGTCCAGACTTTGCTTTTGTAGCTGGcgtggaatatgaatggctccctccattttgctctcattgtaagatgattgggcaCGAGCTTGCTCAGTGCCGGGTGATCCATGACCAAGGTCGTGTTCCTGGGCCTCAACATAAACCTTCTCAGAAGACACCTTCTGATGAATAG
- the LOC137825354 gene encoding uncharacterized protein codes for MVTWSMELSEYGIKYEPRGPIKAQSLADFIIQMPTATQPEQWTLYVDGASSKRGSGTGIVLEGPDNFQVEMVLRFEFRTSNNQAEYEALVAGLLLAKDMGVGNVICKSDSQLSVGQVQGEYQVKDPLLMKYYHKVLNIMQCFNKAEMKYIPRELNMKADSLSKLASQQRQGQHNSVIQQTLS; via the coding sequence ATGGTGACGTGGTCGATGGAGCTTTCAGAATACGGAATCAAGTATGAACCAAGAGGACCGATCAAAGCCCAATCACTTGCAGATTTCATTATTCAGATGCCGACAGCAACACAACCGGAGCAATGGACATTATATGTAGACGGTGCGTCAAGCAAAAGAGGAAGCGGAACAGGGATTGTGCTTGAAGGACCAGATAACTTCCAAGTAGAAATGGTGTTAAGGTTTGAGTTCAGAACATCCAACAACCAAGCCGAATATGAAGCTCTTGTTGCagggttactactggccaaagacATGGGAGTCGGGAATGTCATTTGCAAAAGTGACTCTCAACTTTCGGTGGGACAGGTGCAAGGGGAATATCAGGTAAAAGATCCattattaatgaaatattaccatAAAGTGTTAAATATTATGCAATGCTTTAATAAGGCTGAAATGAAATATATTCCGAGAGAATTAAACATGAAGGCAGATTCATTATCCAAATTAGCAAGCCAACAGAGACAAGGGCAACATAATTCAGTCATACAGCAAACCCTTAGTTAA
- the LOC137827173 gene encoding phytoene synthase 2, chloroplastic-like — protein sequence MSGVLVWVNCGPKENINSLVSLAGRSSSGERNQRRFSGLGFSSGVSAFSGAVAAETARSSEERVYEVVLKQAALVKENRRGTNIALDMDKEVGTDFANGDLLNVAYDRCGEVCAEYAKTFYLGTQLMTSERRKAIWAIYVWCRRTDELVDGPNSSHITPGALDRWEQRLTDVFEGRPYDMYDAALSHTVSKYPVDIQPFKDMVEGMRMDLRKSRYDNFDELYLYCYYVAGTVGLMSVPVMGIAPETKASTESIYNAALALGIANQLTNILRDVGEDARRGRVYLPQDELAQAGLSDDDIFRGKVTEKWRKFMKGQIKRARMFFDEAERGVAELNSASRWPVWASLLLYRQILDSIEANDYNNFTKRAYVGKAKKLLSLPVAYGLSFLGPQKNFTKMVKR from the exons ATGTCTGGTGTTCTTGTTTGGGTGAATTGTGGACCCAAAGAGAACATCAACTCCTTGGTGAGCCTTGCAGGCAGGAGTAGCAGTGGTGAAAGGAACCAAAGGAGGTTCTCAGGACTCGGTTTTTCTAGTGGGGTTTCTGCTTTTTCTGGTGCAGTGGCAGCTGAAACTGCAAGATCCTCGGAGGAGAGGGTCTATGAAGTGGTGCTGAAGCAGGCAGCTCTTGTAAAAGAGAACAGAAGGGGTACAAACATTGCTCTAGATATGGACAAAGAGGTTGGAACTGATTTCGCCAATGGGGATCTGTTGAATGTAGCTTATGATCGGTGTGGTGAAGTCTGTGCTGAGTATGCCAAGACATTTTACTTAG GCACACAATTGATGACTTCAGAGCGACGAAAAGCCATTTGGGCAATTTATG TGTGGTGCAGAAGAACTGATGAGCTAGTGGATGGGCCAAACTCTTCACACATCACCCCTGGGGCCTTGGACAGGTGGGAGCAACGATTAACTGATGTTTTTGAAGGTCGACCCTATGATATGTATGATGCTGCCCTCTCACATACTGTCTCAAAGTACCCAGTTGATATTCAG CCCTTCAAGGACATGGTCGAAGGAATGAGGATGGACCTTAGGAAGTCAAGATACGATAACTTTGATGAGCTGTACCTTTACTGCTACTATGTTGCTGGGACAGTAGGCCTTATGAGTGTGCCAGTAATGGGGATAGCACCAGAGACAAAGGCTTCAACAGAGAGCATTTATAATGCTGCATTGGCTCTAGGCATCGCAAATCAACTTACCAACATACTCAGAGATGTCGGAGAAGA TGCTAGAAGAGGAAGAGTATATCTTCCACAGGATGAATTGGCACAAGCTGGGCTTTCAGATGATGACATTTTCAGAGGTAAAGTTACAGAGAAATGGAGGAAATTCATGAAGGGACAGATAAAGAGGGCAAGGATGTTTTTTGATGAGGCAGAGAGAGGAGTTGCAGAACTAAACTCAGCTAGCAGGTGGCCAGTGTGGGCATCACTGCTGTTGTATAGGCAAATATTAGATTCTATTGAAGCCAATGATTATAATAACTTCACAAAAAGGGCATATGTAGGAAAAGCCAAGAAGCTCTTGTCACTGCCTGTTGCCTATGGTCTTTCATTTCTAGGCCCTCAGAAGAACTTCACCAAAATGGTTAAGAGATAA
- the LOC137824110 gene encoding BTB/POZ domain and ankyrin repeat-containing protein NPR1-like — MDNSNDSSSSLTFVSSQLSHGSSNHNVSSFTSNEHGANIEILTLNKLSGSLEKLLIDAEYDYSDAEIVVEDISVGVHRCILASRSPFFHELFKKGTDGSGKEGKPRYLMSELVPYGAVGYEAFQVFLYYLYTGRLKDSPTEVTTCVGETCIHDACRPAIDYALELMYASAAFLMKELVLLFQRQLLNFVDKALVEDVIPILMAAFNCQLEQLLSRCIHKVASSDFDSISLEKELPHEVVTEIKSCRLSFQPESAADAMEVEPLSEKSIMRIHKALDSDDVELLKLLLNESRVTLDDAYALHYACAYSDSKVIQELLGLGMADILRRNSRGYTVLHVAARRKDPSILVALLNKGACATDTTPDGQTALSICQRLTRRKDYHEKTVKCKESNKDRLCVDVLEREMRRSSMTVSMSVSSQLTADDLHIRLDYLENRVTFARLLYPAEAKVAIENAEADSSSLHANASALEGANGNLKVDLNESPSARTRKLQLRLHALMKTVENGRRFFPHCSEVLDKFLEDDMPDVFFLEKGSEEEQRMKKARFMELKDDVQKAFHKDMAENNHTAFSSSVSSSSSSTRRESLNHRVRKK, encoded by the exons ATGGACAACTCAAATGATTCATCATCATCCTTGACTTTTGTATCATCTCAACTTTCACATGGTTCTAGTAATCACAACGTGTCTTCCTTTACCAGCAATGAGCATGGGGCAAATATTGAAATTTTGACTCTGAATAAGCTCAGTGGAAGCCTTGAGAAGTTACTGATTGATGCTGAGTATGACTATAGTGATGCTGAGATTGTCGTTGAAGACATATCTGTGGGTGTTCATCGCTGTATATTGGCCTCGCGTAGTCCTTTTTTTCATGAACTTTTTAAGAAAGGAACGGATGGATCAGGGAAGGAAGGAAAACCAAGGTATCTCATGTCAGAATTGGTGCCTTATGGCGCAGTTGGATATGAAGCTTTCCAAGTTTTCTTGTACTATTTGTACACTGGAAGGCTAAAAGATTCACCAACAGAAGTGACAACATGTGTTGGTGAAACATGTATCCATGATGCATGTCGCCCTGCTATCGATTATGCGTTGGAGCTGATGTATGCTTCTGCCGCGTTTCTGATGAAAGAGCTGGTTTTACTTTTTCAG CGGCAACTGCTAAACTTTGTTGATAAGGCTCTTGTGGAAGATGTGATTCCTATTCTTATGGCTGCTTTCAACTGCCAACTAGAGCAGCTTCTCTCTCGGTGCATTCACAAAGTAGCAAGCTCTGACTTTGACAGCATATCTTTGGAAAAAGAGCTCCCTCATGAAGTTGTGACTGAAATCAAATCGTGCCGTCTCTCATTTCAGCCAGAATCCGCAGCTGATGCAATGGAAGTGGAGCCTTTGAGTGAAAAGAGTATCATGAGAATCCATAAAGCATTGGACTCTGATGATGTTGAGCTACTGAAGCTTCTTCTAAATGAGTCAAGGGTCACCCTAGATGATGCATATGCCCTGCACTATGCCTGTGCCTATAGTGATTCTAAGGTTATTCAAGAACTTCTTGGTCTAGGTATGGCTGATATTCTTCGTAGAAATTCTCGAGGATACACGGTTCTTCATGTGGCTGCAAGGCGAAAGGATCCATCCATTTTGGTAGCACTGCTGAATAAAGGGGCATGTGCAACAGATACCACTCCAGATGGTCAAACGGCTCTTTCAATTTGTCAGAGGTTGACAAGACGCAAGGATTATCATGAGAAAACAGTGAAGTGTAAGGAATCTAACAAGGACAGGCTCTGTGTTGATGTCCTGGAGAGGGAGATGAGAAGAAGTTCTATGACTGTGAGTATGTCTGTTTCATCCCAGTTAACAGCTGATGATTTGCACATAAGACTGGATTACCTTGAAAATAGAG TTACATTTGCTCGGTTGTTGTATCCTGCTGAGGCTAAGGTAGCCATTGAGAATGCTGAGGCAGATTCGTCATCACTGCACGCAAACGCATCAGCTTTGGAGGGCGCAAATGGAAATCTAAAAGTTGATCTAAATGAATCTCCCTCTGCTCGAACCAGAAAACTTCAGTTAAGATTGCATGCCCTTATGAAAACAG TTGAGAATGGTAGGCGCTTCTTTCCCCATTGTTCTGAAGTGCTTGATAAGTTTCTGGAAGATGATATGCCAGATGTGTTCTTCCTAGAAAAGGGCAGTGAAGAAGAGCAGAGAATGAAGAAAGCACGGTTCATGGAACTTAAAGATGATGTGCAGAAAGCATTTCACAAAGATATGGCTGAAAATAACCATACAGCTTTTTCATCTTCAGTGTCCTCCTCATCATCTTCTACTCGGAGGGAAAGTCTTAACCACAGAGTGAGGAAAAAATGA